The following are encoded together in the Candidatus Methanoperedens sp. genome:
- a CDS encoding glutamate--tRNA ligase, with product MKNLVKARKEEKGAVMGKVMAVAPELRSQAKEINILIEEVLRERNEMPQETWEQELNRIAPELIAELREKKEPEKGLPPLDIKGQLVMRFAPNPNGPPTIGSSRGIVVNSEYTKKYNGKFVIRFDDTDPATKRPMLEAYIWYLDDCEWLGAHPDEVVIASDRIPKYYEVAEQLIKKGGAYVCFCEQEEFKALKDEKKACLHRGKDAEENLALWKKMLSGEFKEQEAVLRIKTDIAHKDPAIRDWVAFRIVKTPHPRPEVADKYNAWPLLDFEGAVEDHLLGTTLIIRGKDLTDSETRQRYVYKYMGWKYPETMHWGRVQIHEFGKLSTSGLKKAIADGTYTGWDDPRVPTIRALRRRGLRPEALRKFMIELGLGETDISLSLDTLYAENRKIVDPIANRYFFVWDPVELEIEGAEPKIANAPLHPSRGGIREIPAGTKVLICQSDVENLKEGEKLRLKDLYNIQITGLSPLSARFIGTDMDLVKKEKARIIHWAPLDGLKVRVLSPDGEYSGVGERGIEKELDKVVQFERFGFVRIDSVSRDEVVAYYTHK from the coding sequence ATGAAGAATCTTGTAAAAGCTCGAAAGGAAGAAAAGGGGGCTGTTATGGGCAAGGTTATGGCTGTTGCTCCTGAACTTCGGTCTCAGGCTAAAGAAATAAATATTCTTATTGAGGAAGTGCTCAGAGAAAGAAATGAAATGCCTCAAGAAACATGGGAGCAGGAATTGAACCGGATCGCCCCTGAACTCATTGCAGAACTCAGGGAAAAGAAAGAGCCAGAAAAAGGCCTTCCGCCGCTTGATATTAAAGGACAGCTCGTAATGAGGTTCGCGCCAAACCCGAATGGTCCGCCTACCATAGGGAGTTCGCGCGGTATCGTTGTTAACTCGGAATACACGAAGAAATATAATGGCAAGTTCGTCATCCGTTTTGATGACACAGACCCTGCGACCAAGCGCCCCATGCTTGAAGCATATATCTGGTATCTTGACGACTGTGAATGGCTTGGCGCGCATCCTGATGAAGTTGTAATCGCCTCTGACAGGATCCCGAAGTATTATGAAGTGGCTGAACAGCTTATTAAGAAAGGCGGGGCATACGTTTGTTTCTGCGAGCAGGAAGAATTCAAGGCGCTAAAAGATGAAAAGAAAGCCTGCCTCCACAGGGGAAAGGATGCGGAAGAGAATCTTGCCCTATGGAAAAAAATGTTATCAGGTGAATTTAAAGAGCAGGAAGCTGTGCTTCGCATCAAGACAGATATCGCACATAAAGACCCGGCAATAAGGGACTGGGTAGCCTTTCGTATCGTTAAGACGCCGCACCCAAGACCCGAAGTTGCGGATAAATACAATGCCTGGCCGCTTCTTGATTTTGAGGGCGCCGTGGAAGACCACCTCCTGGGCACGACTCTTATTATCCGGGGCAAAGACCTCACTGACAGTGAGACGCGCCAGCGATATGTTTATAAATACATGGGCTGGAAATATCCCGAAACCATGCACTGGGGACGCGTGCAGATACACGAGTTCGGGAAATTAAGCACAAGCGGGTTAAAGAAAGCGATAGCTGACGGAACATACACGGGATGGGATGACCCGCGCGTGCCCACGATAAGGGCATTGAGGCGGCGCGGCCTACGACCGGAAGCTCTCAGGAAATTCATGATAGAACTTGGTCTTGGGGAAACAGATATCAGTCTCAGCCTTGATACGCTCTATGCCGAGAACAGGAAGATCGTTGACCCGATAGCGAACAGGTATTTTTTTGTATGGGATCCTGTTGAACTTGAAATTGAGGGCGCAGAACCAAAAATTGCAAATGCGCCTCTTCATCCTTCACGGGGCGGGATAAGAGAGATCCCCGCGGGAACAAAAGTGCTGATCTGCCAGAGCGATGTGGAAAACCTGAAAGAAGGTGAGAAGCTGCGATTGAAAGACCTGTATAATATCCAGATCACAGGATTATCACCGCTATCAGCCAGATTCATCGGCACTGATATGGATTTAGTGAAGAAGGAGAAAGCGCGCATAATCCACTGGGCTCCCCTTGATGGCCTGAAGGTGAGAGTTCTTTCACCTGATGGTGAATATTCGGGAGTTGGCGAGCGCGGGATCGAGAAAGAGCTTGATAAGGTGGTGCAGTTTGAGAGGTTCGGGTTTGTGAGGATCGATAGCGTTAGCAGGGATGAGGTAGTGGCGTATTATACGCATAAGTGA